In one window of Chryseobacterium phocaeense DNA:
- a CDS encoding zeta toxin family protein, which produces MSKVKRLRIFAGPNGSGKSTLFEVFQQEKYKPGIFINSDVVEKEILEKGFLDLLPYGLELTQDDLLKFYQTPNAKTLLEKSHASGHTIDIEIRENIIVDRSRDTHSYEASLITSFIRENLLEKGISFAFETVMSHPSKLDEIIEARKHGYKIYLYFICLDEANLNVSRVNDRVRKGGHRVDPEKIKTRYLNTLQNLYPALKLVDRAYLFDNSDEMLMIAEIDTGELTINVDQELFPNWFIEYVVDKVNL; this is translated from the coding sequence ATGTCTAAAGTAAAAAGACTGAGAATTTTTGCAGGACCAAATGGCTCCGGTAAGTCTACTCTATTTGAAGTCTTTCAGCAAGAAAAATATAAACCCGGAATTTTCATCAATTCCGATGTTGTAGAAAAAGAAATCCTTGAAAAAGGATTTCTTGATTTATTGCCGTATGGTCTCGAACTCACTCAGGATGATCTTCTTAAATTCTATCAAACCCCAAATGCAAAAACGCTTCTGGAAAAATCCCATGCATCGGGGCATACAATAGATATTGAAATAAGAGAAAATATTATTGTAGATCGATCCCGGGATACGCATAGCTACGAAGCCTCATTAATTACATCCTTTATAAGGGAAAATCTTCTTGAAAAAGGTATTTCCTTCGCATTTGAAACTGTGATGAGTCATCCTTCAAAGCTCGATGAAATTATTGAAGCCAGGAAGCATGGCTATAAAATTTACCTGTACTTTATCTGTCTGGATGAAGCCAATCTAAATGTATCCAGGGTTAATGACAGGGTAAGAAAGGGAGGTCATAGAGTAGATCCTGAAAAAATAAAAACCAGATATTTGAACACGCTGCAAAATCTTTATCCTGCGCTAAAACTCGTTGATCGTGCATACTTGTTTGACAACTCGGATGAAATGCTGATGATTGCTGAAATAGATACCGGGGAGCTTACCATTAATGTTGATCAGGAACTGTTTCCTAACTGGTTCATTGAGTACGTAGTAGATAAGGTGAATTTATAG
- a CDS encoding heparan-alpha-glucosaminide N-acetyltransferase domain-containing protein: MEHQSKRIAALDLIKGMSVVGMIIIHTLLIYANVKSQSESVIGSFIVFLGRGTSIFLICMGITFMTSSHQSLKSSIKRGGLLLLAAFFMNFMKFIVPAVLGFAPDNFIQKYGWHGPIEQQYMYLVMLGDILQLAGISLLFVGFIREYVKNKYGILAIGLLIALVSRELSGTIIDYPVVNYISDLFFSNDYPAYIYFPVFPWMAFIIIGMFFGKWFLELNYNSQELFRKMLYFGLVFIAVGAPLVFLFDAYNYNGFYHMGPGGVIYFAGWTLIFLWAISRLTSNMKENKFTGILKYCSKNLTSMYMIQWILISWGKGIFGYRQHGIGFVLMLIVLYIILTFSVQKLLDLLKKKKPGIVLEQPVSVDDTVLK; this comes from the coding sequence ATGGAACACCAAAGTAAAAGAATTGCAGCACTTGACCTGATAAAAGGAATGAGTGTGGTGGGAATGATCATTATCCACACTCTGCTTATCTATGCGAATGTAAAATCACAATCCGAATCAGTTATTGGGAGTTTTATTGTCTTTCTGGGGAGAGGAACTTCTATTTTCCTGATTTGTATGGGCATTACGTTTATGACTTCCAGTCATCAGAGTCTTAAAAGTTCTATAAAACGCGGCGGGTTACTTCTGCTGGCTGCTTTTTTTATGAATTTTATGAAGTTCATTGTTCCTGCAGTGTTGGGCTTTGCTCCCGATAATTTTATTCAGAAATATGGATGGCATGGGCCGATAGAGCAGCAGTATATGTATCTGGTGATGCTGGGAGATATCTTACAACTGGCAGGGATCTCATTGCTTTTTGTAGGTTTTATCAGGGAGTATGTGAAGAACAAATATGGTATTCTGGCTATCGGATTACTGATAGCACTCGTATCGCGTGAATTGAGTGGGACTATTATTGATTACCCTGTGGTCAATTATATTTCAGACCTTTTCTTCAGTAACGATTATCCGGCCTATATCTATTTCCCTGTTTTCCCGTGGATGGCTTTTATTATCATCGGGATGTTTTTCGGAAAATGGTTTCTGGAGCTTAATTATAACAGCCAAGAACTATTTAGAAAGATGCTGTACTTCGGGCTTGTGTTCATCGCAGTAGGCGCTCCTCTGGTTTTCCTGTTTGATGCCTATAATTATAATGGATTTTACCATATGGGACCGGGAGGAGTTATTTATTTTGCCGGCTGGACACTGATCTTTTTATGGGCTATTTCCAGATTGACTTCCAATATGAAGGAAAATAAATTCACCGGAATTTTAAAATACTGCAGTAAAAACCTGACCTCAATGTATATGATCCAATGGATTTTAATCTCCTGGGGTAAAGGTATTTTTGGTTACAGACAGCACGGAATAGGATTCGTGTTGATGCTTATTGTACTTTACATTATCCTCACATTCTCTGTGCAGAAATTACTGGATCTCTTAAAAAAGAAAAAGCCGGGAATTGTTCTTGAACAACCTGTTTCAGTGGATGATACTGTCCTGAAGTGA